The following proteins are encoded in a genomic region of Xanthomonas cassavae CFBP 4642:
- the leuD gene encoding 3-isopropylmalate dehydratase small subunit: MTPFTQHTGLVAPLDRANVDTDQIIPKQFLKSIKRTGFGPNLFDEWRYLDIGEPGRDNSTRPLNPEFVLNFPRYQGASVLLARENFGCGSSREHAPWALDEYGFRAVIAPSFADIFYNNSFKNGLLPIVLAEADVDALFEQCLATEGYQLTVDLDAQRVRRPDGVEYAFEVDAFRKHCLRNGLDDIGLTLQDADAIGRFEHAHRVRQPWLFGALQ, from the coding sequence ATGACTCCTTTCACCCAACACACCGGACTGGTGGCGCCGCTGGATCGCGCCAACGTCGATACCGACCAGATCATTCCCAAGCAGTTCCTGAAGTCGATCAAGCGCACCGGCTTCGGGCCGAACCTGTTCGACGAATGGCGCTATCTGGATATCGGCGAGCCGGGGCGCGACAACAGTACACGTCCGCTCAATCCAGAGTTCGTGCTCAATTTTCCGCGTTACCAGGGCGCCAGCGTGCTGCTGGCACGCGAGAACTTTGGCTGCGGTTCCTCGCGCGAACATGCGCCATGGGCGCTGGACGAGTACGGGTTCCGCGCGGTGATCGCGCCGAGTTTTGCCGACATCTTCTACAACAACAGCTTCAAGAACGGCCTGCTGCCGATCGTGCTGGCCGAAGCAGACGTGGACGCCCTGTTCGAGCAGTGCCTGGCCACCGAAGGCTATCAACTCACCGTGGATCTGGACGCGCAGCGCGTGCGCCGGCCCGATGGTGTGGAATACGCCTTCGAGGTCGATGCATTCCGCAAGCACTGCCTGCGCAATGGACTGGACGACATCGGCCTGACCTTGCAGGACGCCGACGCGATCGGTCGGTTCGAACACGCCCATCGCGTGCGGCAGCCGTGGCTGTTCGGCGCCCTGCAGTGA
- the leuC gene encoding 3-isopropylmalate dehydratase large subunit — protein sequence MTAKTLYDKLWEMHEVTRRNDGSSLIYIDRHILHEVTSPQAFEGLRLAGRTPWRIDANIATPDHNVPTTRAERQGGLESISDEVSRLQVQTLDENCDDFGILEFKMNDTRQGIVHVVGPEQGATLPGMTVVCGDSHTSTHGAFGALAHGIGTSEVEHVLATQCLIAKKMKNLQVRVEGTLPFGVTAKDIVLAVIGRIGTAGGNGHALEFAGSAIADLSMEGRMTICNMSIEAGARVGMVAVDEKTIAYVQGRPFAPKGTDWEAAVALWRTLVSDPGAHFDTVVELRAEDIKPQVSWGTSPEMVLAVDQRVPDPAVEQDPTKRDSIERALKYMGLRANQPITAIRLDRVFIGSCTNSRIEDLRAAAAVAKGRKVASTIKQALVVPGSGLVKAQAEAEGLDKVFLDAGFEWREPGCSMCLAMNPDKLGSGEHCASTSNRNFEGRQGAGGCTHLVSPAMAAAAAVSGHFVDVRELGDSAIGIRDS from the coding sequence ATGACCGCCAAGACGCTGTACGACAAATTGTGGGAAATGCACGAGGTCACCCGCCGTAACGACGGCTCGTCGCTGATCTATATCGACCGCCACATCCTGCATGAAGTGACCTCGCCGCAAGCCTTCGAGGGTCTGCGCCTGGCCGGGCGCACGCCGTGGCGCATCGACGCCAACATCGCCACCCCCGACCACAACGTGCCCACCACCCGTGCCGAGCGGCAGGGCGGGCTCGAGTCGATCTCCGACGAAGTCTCGCGCCTGCAGGTGCAGACCCTGGACGAGAACTGCGACGATTTCGGCATCCTCGAGTTCAAGATGAACGACACCCGCCAGGGCATCGTGCACGTGGTCGGCCCCGAGCAGGGCGCCACGCTGCCCGGCATGACGGTGGTCTGTGGCGATTCGCACACCTCCACGCACGGCGCATTCGGCGCGCTGGCGCACGGCATCGGCACCTCCGAGGTCGAGCATGTGCTCGCCACGCAATGCCTGATCGCCAAAAAGATGAAGAACCTGCAGGTACGTGTCGAAGGCACGTTGCCGTTCGGCGTGACTGCCAAGGACATTGTGCTGGCGGTGATCGGCAGGATCGGTACCGCCGGCGGCAACGGCCACGCGCTGGAATTTGCCGGCAGCGCCATCGCCGACCTGTCGATGGAAGGCCGCATGACCATCTGCAACATGTCCATCGAGGCCGGCGCGCGCGTGGGCATGGTGGCGGTGGACGAAAAGACCATTGCCTACGTGCAGGGCCGCCCGTTCGCGCCCAAGGGCACCGACTGGGAGGCGGCGGTTGCGTTGTGGCGCACCCTGGTCTCCGATCCGGGCGCGCACTTCGATACGGTGGTGGAACTGCGTGCCGAAGACATCAAGCCGCAGGTCAGCTGGGGAACCTCGCCGGAGATGGTGCTGGCGGTGGACCAGCGCGTGCCGGACCCGGCAGTCGAGCAGGATCCGACCAAGCGCGATTCGATCGAACGCGCGCTCAAGTACATGGGCCTGCGCGCCAACCAGCCGATCACCGCCATCCGCCTGGATCGCGTGTTCATCGGCTCTTGCACCAACTCGCGTATCGAAGACCTGCGCGCGGCCGCCGCAGTGGCCAAGGGCCGCAAGGTAGCCTCTACCATCAAGCAGGCGCTGGTTGTCCCCGGCTCGGGCCTGGTCAAGGCGCAGGCCGAAGCCGAAGGTCTGGACAAGGTGTTTCTGGACGCCGGCTTCGAATGGCGCGAGCCGGGCTGTTCGATGTGCCTGGCCATGAACCCGGACAAGCTGGGCAGCGGCGAACATTGCGCGTCCACCTCCAACCGCAACTTCGAAGGTCGCCAGGGCGCCGGTGGCTGCACCCACCTGGTCAGCCCGGCGATGGCCGCCGCGGCGGCGGTGAGCGGGCACTTCGTCGATGTGCGTGAACTTGGAGATTCGGCAATAGGGATTCGGGATTCGTAA
- a CDS encoding LysR family transcriptional regulator, translating to MDLASLSAFVAIAESGSFSAAGEALHLTQPAVSKRIALLERQLSARLFDRLGRQVVLTEAGHALLPRAQRILAELQDTHRVLEHLGAAVGGRLSLATSHHVGLHRLPALLRNFATQHPQAALDIQFLDSELAYAAVLRGEVELAVTTLAPETRAPLRAQAIWHDRLQFVGAPDHPLAALREVALEDVVAHPAVLPDPGTFTHRIVARLFAERGLVPQLRMTTNYLETIKMLVSVGLAWSVLPERMIDHQIVALPLADVALSRELGCVTHGGRTLSRAAQAFVALLHAQAERP from the coding sequence ATGGATCTGGCCAGTCTCAGTGCCTTCGTGGCCATTGCCGAGAGCGGCAGCTTTTCCGCAGCCGGCGAGGCCTTGCATCTGACCCAGCCGGCGGTGAGCAAACGCATCGCCCTGCTGGAGAGGCAACTGTCCGCGCGGCTGTTCGATCGCCTGGGCCGCCAGGTGGTGCTGACCGAGGCCGGGCACGCCTTGTTGCCGCGCGCCCAACGCATCCTTGCCGAACTGCAGGACACCCACCGCGTACTGGAACATCTGGGCGCGGCGGTCGGCGGACGGCTCAGCCTAGCCACCAGCCACCATGTCGGCCTGCATCGGCTTCCTGCACTGCTACGCAACTTCGCCACGCAGCACCCGCAGGCGGCGCTGGACATCCAGTTCCTGGATTCGGAACTGGCCTACGCGGCGGTGCTGCGTGGCGAGGTGGAACTGGCGGTGACCACGCTGGCGCCGGAGACGCGTGCGCCGCTGCGCGCGCAGGCGATCTGGCACGATCGCCTGCAGTTCGTGGGGGCGCCGGATCACCCGTTGGCCGCCCTGCGCGAGGTGGCGCTGGAGGATGTCGTGGCGCATCCGGCGGTGCTGCCGGACCCGGGCACCTTCACTCACCGTATCGTGGCCAGGCTGTTCGCCGAGCGCGGTCTGGTGCCGCAGTTGCGCATGACCACCAACTACCTGGAGACGATCAAGATGCTGGTGTCGGTAGGGCTGGCCTGGAGCGTGCTGCCCGAGCGCATGATCGACCATCAGATCGTGGCGCTGCCGCTGGCCGATGTCGCGCTATCGCGCGAGCTGGGCTGCGTGACGCATGGCGGGCGCACTTTGTCGCGTGCCGCGCAAGCGTTCGTTGCGTTGTTGCATGCGCAGGCGGAGCGGCCGTGA
- a CDS encoding ligand-binding sensor domain-containing diguanylate cyclase, whose protein sequence is MAIAWLWCVACCGLPGMQPAAAQPLEHTTYHTVARWNMDDGLPHNLVHAVAQGEDGLIWSGTWEGVARFNGRDFTVYDRQNTPGVELGGVFVVVRDSAGGMLFGTAFDGVYRYKDGDWQQLGDASARHLAVSALLRRADGALWVGTPQTLYRIEADGRLVDVGRQSGLPRARITALSTDDSGDLWVGTEAGLFLLPRAGGPAVVWGEAHGMRNVPVRRLASDRQGGLLAAGDDGVWWWSRGGGLQRFRQGQRVDALLLDRRGHLWMSMPSGTLVVHSGAGVPDEQVSISGVASPALLEDAEGLIWVGSTHGLFRIAEGAAHGITQDDGLASDYVRTVLQTSDGTVWVGSAVGLDRWRDGQISRVSLLPKNEGGRVLEQSVLSLADAGDGGVWAGTYSQGVLRLDAQGKVVVRIGAGDGLPSLSVRAVLPDGEDLWIGTTGGLVRWRDGKARRYTVADGVPDGSVQALYRDAQGIVWIGTDRGMTGLSPGGSTRVWLGEQDFPGQNAFDFLRDASGDLWIASDRGLLRLRGERFQVYDHRVGLPRDKVFRVIDDGRGYLWLSSNHGVFRIARSDFDQIDAGTREQLSVEVVDRSDGMPSNQGNGSSAPAGWLTLSGQLLFPTSAGLGVIDPARVGTLQGHRVPIVFERLLVDGMVQPLSGQHLLGAETRRIAIGYAGLNFRGPDKVRYRYRLEGFDPDWVDADNATEAVYTNLPPGRFRFRVQAMSLPVDWRQTALLGESSLVITLAPPWWRRREVIAVGVLALGSLIYGFYLWRTASYRRRQRELNTVIDRRTRELSDKNVALQQASQEREALMRQLEYRASHDVLTALPNRREAERVLQQWFQQARSGGATLALALMDIDHFKRINDEYGHDVGDAVLSALGEALSEQDQAQCFAARHGGEEFLLAATGLDAAQARALFEQMRQRLAAIEVQAQGIVVRCTASMGMAMSDEAPTRRELLALADRRLYQAKRQGRDRLVDQ, encoded by the coding sequence ATGGCGATTGCATGGCTTTGGTGCGTGGCCTGCTGCGGCCTGCCCGGCATGCAGCCGGCCGCCGCGCAGCCGCTGGAGCACACCACCTACCACACCGTCGCGCGCTGGAACATGGACGACGGCCTGCCGCACAACCTGGTGCATGCGGTGGCTCAGGGCGAAGACGGGTTGATCTGGTCGGGAACCTGGGAAGGCGTGGCGCGGTTCAACGGCCGCGATTTCACCGTGTACGACCGCCAGAACACGCCGGGCGTGGAACTGGGCGGCGTGTTCGTGGTGGTGCGTGACAGCGCGGGCGGCATGTTGTTCGGCACCGCCTTCGACGGTGTGTACCGCTACAAGGACGGCGACTGGCAGCAGCTGGGCGATGCCTCGGCACGCCACCTGGCGGTGAGTGCCCTGTTGCGCCGTGCCGATGGCGCGCTGTGGGTGGGCACGCCGCAGACGCTGTACCGGATCGAGGCGGACGGGCGGCTGGTCGATGTCGGCCGTCAGTCCGGTTTGCCTCGCGCGCGCATCACCGCCTTGTCCACCGACGACAGTGGCGATCTATGGGTGGGCACCGAAGCCGGGTTGTTCCTGCTGCCGCGTGCCGGTGGCCCGGCGGTCGTCTGGGGCGAGGCGCACGGCATGCGGAATGTGCCGGTGCGCCGGCTTGCCAGCGACCGCCAGGGCGGCTTGCTGGCCGCCGGCGACGACGGCGTGTGGTGGTGGAGCCGCGGTGGTGGGTTGCAACGGTTTCGCCAGGGCCAGCGGGTGGACGCCTTGTTGCTGGATCGGCGCGGGCATCTGTGGATGAGCATGCCGAGCGGTACGCTGGTGGTGCACAGCGGCGCGGGCGTGCCCGATGAGCAGGTGTCGATCTCCGGGGTCGCCAGCCCGGCGTTGCTGGAAGATGCCGAGGGGCTGATCTGGGTCGGCAGCACGCATGGCCTGTTCCGCATCGCCGAAGGCGCCGCGCATGGCATCACCCAGGACGACGGGCTTGCCTCGGACTACGTGCGCACGGTATTGCAGACCAGCGACGGCACCGTGTGGGTGGGGAGCGCGGTGGGGCTGGATCGCTGGCGCGACGGCCAGATCAGCCGCGTGTCGCTGCTGCCGAAAAACGAAGGGGGCCGCGTGCTGGAGCAGTCGGTGCTGTCGCTGGCCGATGCCGGCGATGGCGGGGTGTGGGCCGGCACCTATAGCCAGGGCGTGCTGCGGCTGGATGCGCAAGGCAAGGTGGTGGTGCGCATCGGTGCGGGCGATGGGCTGCCTTCGCTGTCGGTGCGTGCGGTGCTGCCCGATGGCGAGGATCTGTGGATCGGCACCACCGGCGGGTTGGTGCGTTGGCGCGACGGCAAGGCGCGCCGCTACACCGTAGCCGATGGCGTGCCCGACGGATCGGTGCAGGCGTTGTATCGCGATGCGCAGGGCATCGTCTGGATCGGTACCGACCGCGGCATGACCGGGCTGTCGCCGGGCGGCAGCACCCGTGTGTGGCTGGGCGAGCAGGATTTCCCCGGTCAGAACGCCTTCGACTTCCTGCGTGATGCGAGCGGCGATCTGTGGATTGCCAGCGATCGCGGCCTGCTGCGCTTGCGCGGCGAGCGCTTCCAGGTCTACGACCACCGTGTCGGGCTGCCACGCGACAAGGTGTTTCGCGTGATCGACGACGGCCGCGGCTATCTGTGGCTGTCGAGCAACCATGGCGTGTTCCGCATCGCCCGCAGCGACTTCGACCAGATCGATGCCGGCACCCGCGAGCAACTGAGCGTGGAGGTGGTGGATCGCAGCGATGGCATGCCCAGCAACCAGGGCAATGGCAGCAGCGCACCGGCCGGCTGGCTGACGCTGTCCGGACAATTGCTGTTCCCCACCTCGGCCGGTCTTGGCGTGATCGATCCGGCGCGGGTCGGCACCTTGCAAGGCCATCGCGTGCCGATCGTGTTCGAGCGCCTGCTGGTCGATGGCATGGTGCAGCCGCTGAGCGGCCAGCATCTGCTGGGGGCGGAAACCCGGCGTATCGCCATCGGCTATGCGGGCCTGAATTTCCGCGGGCCGGACAAGGTGCGTTACCGCTATCGGCTGGAAGGCTTCGATCCGGACTGGGTGGATGCCGACAACGCCACCGAGGCGGTGTATACCAACCTGCCGCCGGGCCGCTTTCGCTTCCGCGTGCAGGCGATGTCGTTGCCGGTGGATTGGCGGCAGACTGCCTTGCTCGGCGAATCGAGCCTGGTCATCACGCTGGCACCGCCGTGGTGGCGCCGTCGCGAGGTGATCGCGGTGGGCGTGCTTGCGCTGGGCAGCCTGATCTACGGCTTCTACCTCTGGCGCACGGCCAGCTACCGGCGCCGTCAGCGCGAGCTCAATACCGTGATCGACCGGCGCACCCGCGAATTGAGCGACAAGAATGTCGCCCTGCAGCAGGCCAGCCAGGAACGCGAAGCGTTGATGCGCCAGCTGGAATACCGCGCCAGCCACGACGTGCTGACCGCGCTGCCGAACCGGCGCGAAGCCGAGCGCGTGCTGCAGCAGTGGTTCCAGCAGGCGCGCAGCGGCGGCGCCACGCTGGCGCTGGCGTTGATGGATATCGATCACTTCAAGCGCATCAACGACGAGTACGGGCATGACGTGGGCGATGCGGTACTCAGCGCGCTGGGCGAGGCGTTGAGCGAGCAGGATCAGGCGCAGTGTTTTGCAGCGCGCCATGGCGGTGAGGAGTTCCTGCTGGCCGCCACCGGGCTGGACGCGGCGCAGGCGCGCGCGCTGTTCGAGCAGATGCGGCAGCGATTGGCAGCGATCGAGGTGCAGGCCCAGGGCATCGTAGTGCGGTGTACCGCCAGCATGGGCATGGCGATGAGCGACGAAGCGCCCACCCGGCGCGAACTGCTTGCGTTGGCAGACCGCCGGCTGTACCAGGCCAAGCGGCAGGGGCGCGATCGCCTGGTCGATCAGTAG
- a CDS encoding TetR/AcrR family transcriptional regulator: MSSSPPLKSKARSNGPGRPKDLGKRAAILGAARTLFMEQGYAGVSMDGIAALAGVSKLTVYSHFGDKESLFAKAIRAQCQEMMPDDLFDHAPKGALRDQLIEIAHAFFAMVSTESAISTHRMMMVPGTGDVHVREMFWDAGPKRTQQALAAFLAARVADGQLDIADLPRAASQFFCLLKGELYALMMCGLHGQPTRAQVNEHIESSVDFFLRAYGPR, translated from the coding sequence ATGTCCAGCTCGCCCCCACTCAAGTCCAAGGCCAGGAGCAACGGCCCTGGACGTCCCAAGGATCTTGGGAAACGCGCCGCCATTCTTGGGGCGGCCCGTACGCTGTTCATGGAGCAAGGCTATGCCGGGGTAAGCATGGATGGGATCGCCGCGCTGGCTGGCGTCTCCAAGCTCACCGTCTATAGCCACTTCGGCGACAAGGAAAGCCTGTTTGCCAAGGCGATCCGCGCGCAGTGCCAGGAGATGATGCCCGACGACCTGTTCGACCATGCGCCCAAGGGCGCGCTGCGCGACCAGTTGATCGAGATCGCCCATGCGTTCTTCGCCATGGTCAGCACCGAGTCGGCCATCTCCACCCACCGCATGATGATGGTGCCGGGTACCGGCGACGTGCATGTGCGCGAGATGTTCTGGGATGCCGGCCCCAAGCGGACCCAGCAGGCGCTGGCGGCGTTCCTGGCCGCGCGGGTGGCCGATGGCCAGCTGGACATTGCCGATTTGCCGCGCGCCGCCTCGCAATTCTTCTGCCTGCTCAAGGGCGAGCTGTACGCCCTGATGATGTGCGGCCTGCACGGCCAGCCCACGCGCGCGCAGGTGAACGAGCACATCGAGTCCAGCGTGGACTTCTTCCTGAGGGCATATGGGCCGCGCTGA
- a CDS encoding protein-L-isoaspartate O-methyltransferase family protein: MTIDFTQAREKMVEQQIRPWDVLDLRVLDVLARLPREVFVPEAYKTLAYVDVEIPLSTGHKMMKPVVEGRMLQALDLQPGEDVLEIGTGSGFSTACLAALAREVVSLEIDPALAAAARANLDNAGLGSNVRIETADVFGWQSERRFDAICVTGAVDTLPAQWLQWLRPNGRLFVVRGHDPVMEAVLVRGEVNAPRIESLFETDLAYLQGAAPTPRFQF; the protein is encoded by the coding sequence ATGACGATCGATTTCACCCAGGCCCGCGAAAAAATGGTCGAACAGCAGATCCGGCCGTGGGACGTGCTGGACCTGCGCGTGCTCGACGTGCTGGCGCGCCTGCCGCGCGAAGTCTTCGTGCCGGAGGCCTACAAGACCCTGGCCTATGTCGATGTGGAGATTCCGCTGTCGACCGGCCACAAGATGATGAAGCCGGTGGTCGAAGGCCGCATGTTGCAGGCGCTGGACCTGCAGCCGGGCGAAGACGTGCTGGAAATCGGCACCGGCAGCGGGTTTTCCACCGCCTGCCTGGCCGCACTGGCTCGCGAAGTGGTCAGTCTGGAGATCGACCCGGCGCTAGCCGCGGCGGCACGCGCCAATCTCGACAATGCCGGCCTCGGCAGCAACGTGCGCATCGAAACCGCCGATGTCTTCGGTTGGCAGAGCGAGCGCCGCTTCGATGCCATCTGCGTGACCGGCGCGGTCGATACGCTGCCTGCCCAGTGGCTGCAGTGGCTGCGCCCGAATGGCCGGCTGTTCGTCGTCCGCGGTCACGATCCGGTCATGGAAGCGGTCCTGGTTCGCGGCGAGGTCAACGCCCCGCGCATTGAATCGTTGTTCGAAACCGACCTCGCCTATCTCCAGGGCGCCGCACCGACGCCCCGATTCCAATTCTGA
- a CDS encoding TolC family outer membrane protein produces MIRRSLALALATVLSPMAAHATDLLQVYEMARNGDPQLAVAESTRLVNREGQVQARAALLPQINGAYDYSKSHREIEGQDGRLTTSSRSTQLQGSQTIFNWSQFATLRAQREVAKAADFTLASANNDLITRTSAAYFQVLVGIESLAAAETNEAAAKKQFDYADKRLEVGLAPITDVHEARAQYDQARADTINARNTLKDYYQALTELTGQPVVGLRSLPEDFRPEVPAAYSNVDQLVASAIADNPALKAQQLQVSAAEAQVNAARAGHLPTVSLTGSIGRSNSWGTGAAESGVFTTQGRDIDTDSVGISVSIPIFAGGATQSAVRQALSQRDIQQDTYEQQKRALDRNTRNAYQTVVAGISEVEARRLAVVSAQAAYDASQVGLEVGTRTVLDVVQNQRTLFQAQLNYAQSRYTFLQNRLLLGQAIGKLDITDLQDVNRLLSQDAESKLQGSGSLQ; encoded by the coding sequence ATGATCCGCCGATCCCTCGCCCTGGCCCTGGCCACCGTCCTGTCACCGATGGCAGCGCATGCCACCGATCTGCTGCAGGTCTACGAAATGGCCCGCAATGGCGATCCGCAGCTGGCCGTGGCCGAGTCCACCCGGCTGGTGAATCGGGAGGGACAGGTGCAGGCGCGCGCGGCATTGTTGCCACAGATCAACGGTGCCTACGACTACAGTAAGTCGCACCGCGAAATCGAAGGCCAGGATGGCCGTCTCACGACCTCGTCTCGCTCGACCCAGTTGCAAGGCTCGCAGACGATCTTCAACTGGTCGCAGTTCGCCACCTTGCGTGCGCAACGCGAAGTGGCCAAGGCGGCAGATTTCACGCTGGCGTCCGCCAACAACGACTTGATCACCCGCACCTCGGCGGCGTATTTCCAGGTGCTGGTCGGCATCGAGTCGCTCGCGGCGGCGGAGACTAACGAAGCGGCGGCCAAGAAGCAGTTCGACTATGCCGACAAGCGCCTTGAAGTTGGCCTGGCGCCGATCACCGACGTACACGAAGCCCGCGCGCAGTATGACCAGGCACGCGCCGACACGATCAACGCGCGCAACACGCTGAAGGATTACTACCAGGCACTGACCGAACTCACCGGCCAGCCGGTGGTGGGCCTGCGCTCACTGCCGGAAGATTTCCGTCCCGAAGTGCCCGCCGCCTATAGCAACGTGGATCAGCTGGTCGCCAGCGCGATCGCCGACAACCCGGCATTGAAGGCGCAGCAGCTGCAGGTCAGCGCAGCAGAGGCACAGGTCAATGCCGCGCGTGCAGGTCACCTGCCCACGGTCAGCCTGACCGGCAGCATTGGCCGCAGCAACAGCTGGGGTACCGGTGCCGCTGAAAGCGGCGTGTTCACCACTCAGGGCCGAGACATCGATACCGACTCCGTCGGCATCAGCGTGTCGATTCCGATCTTCGCTGGCGGTGCCACGCAATCGGCCGTGCGTCAGGCGCTGTCACAGCGCGATATCCAGCAGGACACCTACGAGCAGCAGAAGCGCGCGCTGGACCGCAATACGCGCAATGCCTACCAAACCGTGGTCGCCGGCATCAGCGAAGTGGAAGCGCGTCGCCTGGCCGTGGTCTCCGCGCAGGCTGCCTACGATGCATCGCAGGTCGGCCTGGAAGTCGGTACCCGCACCGTGCTGGACGTGGTGCAGAACCAGCGCACGCTGTTCCAGGCGCAGTTGAACTACGCGCAGTCGCGCTACACCTTCCTGCAGAACCGTCTGTTGCTGGGTCAGGCCATCGGCAAGCTGGATATCACCGATCTGCAGGACGTCAATCGTCTGCTGTCGCAGGATGCCGAATCGAAGCTGCAAGGCAGCGGTTCGCTGCAGTAA
- the waaA gene encoding lipid IV(A) 3-deoxy-D-manno-octulosonic acid transferase, which translates to MRKDPIEWLLRGLYSALLYLLLPITVYHLVWRGFRVREYFNRWNERYASYTHACGRPRVWVHAVSVGEVNAAAPLVNALRAQRPDIRWVITTITPTGSERVRAVWGDAVDHVYLPYDVPGSVGRFLEHFRPRLALILETELWPNMLFGCRDRRIPLYILNARLSARSLRGYRVLAPLISRALRTVTCVAAQSQDDAERFLTLGARPEQVVALGNLKFDIAAPDQLQALVTQFRTHVPATRPVWIAASTHEGEEAAVADIHARLLAEFPDLLLLWAPRHPERFPKVEALARERGWSVATRKVQQWPQARDKVFVLDTLGELMSFYACAQVAFVGGSLQLIGGHNLLEPAAVGTPAVTGPHLHNFSEISRRMREADAVAICEDADCVYRDLARLLGDPAQRKAMAAAGLALVANGKGAVARTLVQIAQDLPPVATEGVVG; encoded by the coding sequence ATGCGGAAAGACCCGATCGAATGGCTGTTGCGTGGGCTGTACTCGGCGCTGTTGTATCTGTTGCTGCCGATCACGGTGTACCACCTGGTGTGGCGCGGTTTCCGCGTGCGCGAATACTTCAATCGCTGGAACGAGCGCTATGCGTCGTATACGCATGCCTGCGGCCGCCCGCGCGTGTGGGTACATGCGGTATCGGTGGGCGAGGTCAACGCGGCCGCGCCGCTGGTCAACGCCTTGCGCGCGCAGCGGCCGGATATCCGTTGGGTCATCACCACCATCACGCCCACCGGCTCCGAACGCGTGCGTGCGGTGTGGGGCGATGCGGTGGATCACGTCTATCTGCCGTACGACGTGCCCGGCAGCGTGGGGCGGTTTCTTGAGCACTTCCGCCCGCGGCTGGCGCTGATCCTGGAAACCGAGTTGTGGCCGAACATGTTGTTCGGTTGCCGCGACCGCAGGATTCCGCTGTACATCCTCAACGCGCGGCTGTCGGCGCGCTCGTTGCGCGGCTATCGCGTGCTGGCACCGTTGATCAGCCGCGCGCTGCGTACGGTGACCTGCGTGGCAGCACAATCGCAAGACGATGCCGAACGCTTCCTCACCCTGGGTGCGCGGCCGGAGCAGGTGGTGGCGCTGGGTAATCTCAAATTCGATATCGCCGCGCCCGACCAATTGCAGGCCCTGGTCACGCAGTTCCGCACCCATGTGCCGGCAACACGGCCGGTATGGATCGCCGCCAGCACGCATGAGGGCGAGGAGGCTGCGGTGGCCGATATCCATGCGCGGTTGCTGGCCGAGTTTCCCGATCTGCTGCTGCTCTGGGCGCCACGCCATCCCGAGCGGTTTCCCAAGGTCGAGGCGTTGGCGCGCGAGCGCGGCTGGAGCGTGGCCACACGCAAGGTGCAGCAGTGGCCGCAGGCGCGCGACAAGGTCTTCGTACTCGACACCCTGGGCGAGCTGATGAGTTTCTATGCATGCGCGCAGGTCGCCTTCGTCGGCGGCAGCCTGCAGCTGATCGGTGGGCACAACCTGCTGGAGCCGGCAGCAGTGGGCACGCCGGCGGTGACCGGCCCGCATCTGCATAACTTTTCGGAAATCTCGCGGCGCATGCGCGAGGCCGATGCGGTTGCCATCTGCGAGGACGCCGATTGCGTGTATCGCGATCTGGCCCGGTTGCTGGGCGATCCCGCACAGCGTAAGGCGATGGCGGCCGCGGGCCTGGCGCTGGTGGCCAATGGCAAGGGTGCGGTGGCGCGTACGCTGGTGCAGATTGCGCAGGATTTGCCGCCGGTGGCCACCGAGGGCGTGGTGGGCTGA